In one window of Temnothorax longispinosus isolate EJ_2023e chromosome 11, Tlon_JGU_v1, whole genome shotgun sequence DNA:
- the LOC139822368 gene encoding dynein light chain Tctex-type 5-like, translating into MSRAWSVIGRAVRSRTYVSSPSLVGIPKSSMLFRIDKGGFKIPRYQNTYRLEAYKPFKCEIVDIILIDVMRDYLVGLKYQPQVCMQICQRMSEEVRDKIFRKYYDRYKVVVIMSIVQKLGQSVRMDFGKLWDVQRDACSTHVVETAEFVATGLVVGTYYE; encoded by the exons ATGTCGAGAGCGTGGTCCGTAATCGGTAGAGCCGTTCGCTCCAGAACCTATGTCAGCAGTCCGTCCCTTGTTGGAATTCCAAAGTCGAGCATGCTCTTTCGCATAGACAAAGGTGGCTTCAAg ATCCCGAGGTATCAAAATACTTACCGTCTGGAGGCTTACAAGCCCTTCAAGTGCGAGATTGTTGATATAATCTTGATCGACGTAATGCGGGATTATTTAGTCGGCTTAAAATATCAACCTCAGGTTTGCATGCAAATCTGCCAGAGAATGTCGGAAGAAGTGCGCGACAAAATTTTCAGGAAGTACTATGATCG ATACAAAGTTGTGGTCATCATGTCGATCGTCCAAAAGTTAGGACAAAGCGTACGGATGGATTTTGGCAAATTATGGGACGTTCAGAGAGACGCGTGCTCCACCCATGTGGTCGAGACTGCGGAATTTGTCGCGACGGGCCTCGTCGTGGGAACTTATTACGAATGA